The DNA segment ATAGTCCTTTTTGTTACACCAATTATTTCTGCAAGCTCAACTGATGTTACACTTGGATTTTCTATCAACAGTTCTATCACTTTCTTCTCAGTCTTGTTTAAAGCGACATCCAAACCGACATTCAAACCGACATTTTTATTTTCTATTTGGTCAATTACTTCTTTTTCAAAAGGAATCGTGCATCTAATATAGTTGCTTTCAATCTGAAAAACATCTCTCCCATATTTTTCTACAATCGTTGGAATGCCATGCCCCGTATGTTCAGTAAGCCCCATATTTAAAAATATTCTCATCAATGTTGCATTTCTGGGTTTACTTATTCCGTCAAAGAATTGTTCCTTTGTCATTCTGCTAGGAAGTCCACCATGTGAAAGTATCTCCAGTCTGTTATGAAACATTGAAATCAGAGGCTCTGTAATTGTCCAGTCGTTATGAACTAAAGCGTTTAAAATTGCCTCATTAACACAATCAAAATCAAATAAATATGTGTCTTTTCTTGGTCTAACTGTCGTATCAGAAATACATATATTTTCAGCT comes from the Bulleidia sp. zg-1006 genome and includes:
- a CDS encoding ATP-binding protein codes for the protein MRIGTTCKEMTPEQIKIRYEKKFIDNEYMLKKRANSSNLSFRELKIYYSEKNYHLEDKSFETNLNLRNEAGEYNLLAELLSDKNNIPFIFVKFQGENKASISERSDYGYGCILTTYGKIKNRLQAENICISDTTVRPRKDTYLFDFDCVNEAILNALVHNDWTITEPLISMFHNRLEILSHGGLPSRMTKEQFFDGISKPRNATLMRIFLNMGLTEHTGHGIPTIVEKYGRDVFQIESNYIRCTIPFEKEVIDQIENKNVGLNVGLDVALNKTEKKVIELLIENPSVTSVELAEIIGVTKRTIERTFKSLQEKKMIERIGSKRDGNWIVVR